In Archangium violaceum, the following are encoded in one genomic region:
- a CDS encoding SIR2 family protein: MKESPPSPPASLDPAFAELREAYESGNLVIFAGAGVSAAAGLPGWKRLVELLSERARARKADTAALQEIAELTAARQYIDALSALKDCLGASEFGTVIERHLDDKLADEPEVTRAIAALAPRLRAVLTTNIDHLLERAFAGRWPTLPRATGDIAQRREFILKLHGTLLDRSSWVFTREDYDRAIFADPNLHGAFTALFHAVPLLFVGYGLTDDDFDLHLSRIRAFSGAQPPRHFALVPADSVTPHRRKRLESSGVRLIPYDNPDGRHTAVVEMLRQLAPSPAVRGPDVSAHTRRLSLAEAVGIIEAEGFTASTEAPRTPRAYSSETYLLLRLLRCLDLPGTTLWLEQRAGQGEAPLIPFATVLSLLPHGGFTLYFHTEVLTSSFRTLIIALASKLGARGGSVRVYDRTSPDTPPIPDVKVLGLREALAPLMSDPLRAHAQQCLTTWNEVDEHRFVAARARLRETGEVLPVAEALVKSLEAHRRVLVLGDFGTGKSTHLKRRAALMAKAFLEEPLRAPAPLLLPLAGMPLELDALVAKHVPGLSGEAFRLAVDLGLTVPLFDGLDEMQLAPHQLEGAIGALLGAFSGEEARAVLTSRKTLFPDPARVMAARPGGQSSWAIVELEDLDRSEVIEFVGRRTPSVEEKARVMENIRNTHDLASLSKRPVLLDLIVKNQERLSSRKMSAAKLYELAVEDWLGSREERLVIHEYRLAFARSLARKLFDSGAASATRNEVARIVLEEVLGDRYASIDEAELEVRTAVFLAHDEQEGHFRFAHRSFLEYFLAADVSARLDEGREDALALPRLTPEIVAFLAGMEGWEHRKELLRRVLTTRYQPRVSENALLALYFAAREREGEGEALGRALEHELPAHIRLEGARLADVELPWISLPGAVLSGAELSGARLPWADLRGARLDRARADHVILDGAVLDGASLVEADLFRASVVDASIEHVKWGAANREGLIDLHVEPSRSGTKEGNVSPPRAVLHTRGGSVSHLAWSPDRRRLASGADGTVLVWDAHSGELLHRLTGHTGRVLTVAYAPDGSRLASGANDGTVRVWDALSGELLHRLDGHEGGVWTVAYAPDGSRLASGADDGAVRVWDARSGALLYLLEGHEGRVWTVTYAPNGSRLASGAEDGTVRVWDAHSGELLHQMAEHESSVWTMAYAPDGSRLASGAEDGTVRVWDALSGELLHRMEGHDDGVLTVAYAPDGSRLVSVGNDWTGRVWDARTGALLHSLEGHEGPVWTVAYAPDGSRLASGAVDGSVHVWDARSGALLHRLVGHADWVRMVAYAPDGSRLASGSDDGTVLVRDARNGALLQQLAGQESSVWTVVSAPDGSRLVSGAEDGTVRVWDARSGALLHRLEGHEGSVWMVAYAPDGSRLASGAEDGTVRVWDARSGALLHRLEGHKGRVLMVTYAPDGSCLVSGADDGTVRVWDARSGALLHQLNEHQGSVWTVAYAPDSSRLASGANDGTVRVWDARSGALLHRLEGHRNGVWTLEYAPDGSRLASGANDGTMRVWDAHSGALLYGMAGHEGGVWMVAYAPDGSCLASGAEDGTVRVWDALSGALLHRLEGHKGRVLTVAYAPDGSCLVSGADDGTVRVWDARSGALLHRLEGHQSSVWTAAYVPDGSRLVSGSEDGTVRVWSIHPETRNTILASTWEDWVALVDGTPFFVGEGNLSHLLHYVSGPRAMSAELWKPLFQRQELVREALAGKPVDMKALGLDSYEACASALLAERKRQGLVRRRSVRGGFRPATSPPQPSPSFSLPLSSVPLGLLRGGQRPPLSLYLQGTGLSPGVELSAVLHLGSQRLPATRVALERSGDVASAATVQLQFEVPGPGEGLLALTSRLQSGHEHTETLTVSFVPENPYIVGPPIDLPRDFYGREEELSRILRDLEQGYVALIGDMRIGKSSLLNQLEHRLSGSCQLLSLQRHMSNLEALPIRLAGLIAPGERLEGEPYDVLDRAITSRLTELTRARGHGARFTLLIDEAQFLIRSDSVRHELRNLFQSRRRDGLRVLVAGPPHAMRELAHDPTGSPFLNIFLPYRLGPMKRPELVRLVRTPLGDEYTVTDEAVDRIEALSGGRPLIAQLICRHALEACHVSRHFRIDGADIEQAFREKAFDDVIDIYGYPGRWAGLPEQVREVLRRLAGLPATEREALDAPTIRLLEPYGLADKVKKRLDVEPTFFLWIQEFAS, translated from the coding sequence GTGAAGGAATCACCCCCCAGCCCCCCCGCGTCCCTGGATCCTGCCTTCGCCGAGCTCCGGGAAGCCTACGAGTCCGGCAATCTGGTCATCTTCGCGGGCGCGGGGGTCTCGGCCGCCGCCGGCCTGCCCGGTTGGAAGCGCCTGGTGGAGCTGCTCTCCGAGCGCGCCAGGGCTCGCAAAGCCGATACGGCGGCGCTCCAGGAGATCGCCGAGCTGACCGCCGCGCGCCAGTACATCGACGCGCTCTCGGCGCTCAAGGACTGCCTCGGCGCCTCCGAGTTCGGCACCGTCATCGAGCGGCACCTCGACGACAAGCTCGCGGACGAGCCGGAGGTGACCCGAGCCATCGCGGCGCTCGCGCCCCGCCTGCGCGCCGTCCTCACCACCAACATCGACCACCTGCTCGAGCGCGCCTTCGCCGGCCGCTGGCCCACGCTGCCTCGCGCCACGGGCGACATCGCCCAGCGCAGGGAGTTCATCCTCAAGCTGCACGGCACCCTGCTCGACCGCTCCAGCTGGGTCTTCACCCGCGAGGACTACGACCGCGCCATCTTCGCCGACCCGAATCTGCACGGCGCCTTCACCGCCCTCTTCCACGCCGTGCCCCTGCTGTTCGTGGGCTACGGCCTGACCGATGACGACTTCGACCTGCACCTGAGCCGGATCCGCGCCTTCTCCGGAGCGCAGCCTCCCCGCCACTTCGCGCTCGTCCCCGCCGACTCCGTGACGCCCCACCGGCGCAAGCGGCTGGAGTCCTCCGGCGTGCGCCTCATCCCCTACGACAACCCCGACGGGCGGCACACCGCCGTGGTTGAAATGCTGCGGCAACTCGCACCGTCGCCCGCCGTGCGCGGACCGGACGTTTCCGCTCACACCCGGCGCCTCTCTCTCGCCGAAGCGGTCGGCATCATCGAGGCGGAGGGATTCACCGCGTCGACCGAGGCTCCTCGCACCCCTCGTGCCTACTCGAGCGAGACGTATCTCTTGCTACGGCTCCTGCGCTGCCTGGACCTTCCCGGCACCACCCTCTGGCTTGAGCAACGAGCCGGACAGGGGGAGGCGCCTCTCATTCCCTTCGCCACGGTGCTCTCGCTCCTCCCCCACGGAGGCTTCACCCTCTACTTCCATACGGAGGTGCTGACCTCCTCTTTTCGTACGCTGATCATCGCTCTGGCCAGCAAACTCGGGGCTCGCGGCGGCTCCGTGCGCGTGTATGACCGGACGTCGCCGGACACCCCTCCCATACCCGACGTGAAGGTTCTGGGGCTGCGTGAGGCGCTGGCGCCCTTGATGAGTGATCCGCTCCGCGCACACGCGCAACAGTGCCTCACCACGTGGAACGAGGTGGACGAGCACCGCTTCGTGGCGGCCCGCGCCCGGCTCCGGGAGACAGGCGAAGTGCTCCCGGTAGCAGAGGCCCTCGTCAAATCATTGGAAGCACACAGGCGCGTCCTCGTCCTGGGGGACTTCGGCACGGGCAAGTCCACGCACCTCAAACGCCGGGCCGCCCTGATGGCGAAGGCATTCCTGGAGGAGCCCCTGCGGGCTCCGGCGCCCCTCCTCCTGCCCCTGGCCGGAATGCCCCTGGAGCTGGACGCCCTCGTGGCGAAGCACGTCCCGGGATTGTCGGGGGAAGCCTTCCGGCTGGCCGTCGACCTGGGTTTGACGGTCCCCCTCTTCGACGGGCTGGACGAGATGCAGCTCGCCCCTCATCAGCTCGAAGGCGCCATCGGAGCCTTGCTGGGGGCGTTCTCTGGAGAGGAGGCGCGCGCGGTGCTCACCTCCCGCAAGACCCTCTTCCCCGACCCCGCGCGAGTCATGGCGGCGAGACCAGGAGGCCAGTCCTCCTGGGCGATCGTCGAGTTGGAGGACCTGGACCGCTCAGAGGTCATCGAGTTCGTGGGACGGCGGACCCCCTCGGTCGAGGAGAAGGCCCGCGTGATGGAGAACATCCGGAACACCCACGATCTGGCGAGCCTCTCCAAGCGCCCGGTGTTGCTCGACCTCATCGTGAAGAACCAGGAACGGCTGTCGAGCCGGAAGATGAGCGCGGCGAAGCTCTACGAGCTGGCCGTGGAGGACTGGTTGGGGAGCCGGGAGGAGCGGCTCGTCATCCACGAATACCGGCTCGCCTTCGCACGCAGCCTGGCACGAAAGCTCTTCGACTCCGGGGCGGCGAGCGCCACGCGCAACGAGGTGGCGCGAATCGTTCTCGAGGAGGTGCTCGGCGACCGGTACGCGTCCATCGACGAGGCGGAGCTCGAGGTCCGCACGGCCGTGTTCCTCGCCCATGACGAGCAGGAGGGGCATTTCCGGTTCGCGCACAGATCCTTCCTCGAGTACTTCCTGGCGGCCGACGTCTCCGCGCGGCTCGATGAGGGACGGGAGGACGCCCTCGCGCTTCCACGGCTGACGCCGGAAATCGTGGCGTTCCTCGCGGGGATGGAGGGATGGGAGCACAGGAAGGAACTGCTGCGCCGGGTGCTCACCACGAGGTACCAGCCGCGCGTCAGCGAGAATGCGCTGCTCGCGCTCTACTTCGCCGCCCGGGAGCGCGAGGGCGAGGGGGAGGCCCTGGGGCGGGCGCTCGAGCACGAGCTTCCAGCCCACATCCGGCTGGAGGGAGCGCGGCTCGCGGATGTCGAGCTGCCCTGGATTTCACTGCCAGGAGCGGTGCTCTCGGGAGCGGAGCTGTCCGGAGCCAGGCTGCCCTGGGCGGATCTCCGCGGGGCCAGGCTCGACCGGGCCAGGGCGGACCACGTCATTCTCGATGGAGCCGTGCTGGATGGTGCGAGCCTCGTGGAGGCGGACCTCTTCCGGGCCTCGGTGGTGGATGCATCCATCGAGCACGTGAAGTGGGGTGCCGCGAACCGCGAGGGCTTGATCGACCTGCACGTGGAGCCCTCACGAAGCGGGACGAAGGAAGGGAATGTCTCGCCACCTCGTGCCGTCCTTCACACCAGGGGCGGTTCCGTGTCCCATCTGGCCTGGTCTCCGGATCGCAGGCGTCTGGCCTCGGGCGCGGATGGAACGGTGCTGGTGTGGGACGCGCACAGCGGGGAGCTGCTCCACCGGCTGACGGGGCACACGGGCCGTGTCTTGACAGTGGCGTATGCGCCGGACGGCTCGCGTCTGGCCTCCGGCGCCAATGATGGAACGGTGCGGGTGTGGGATGCCCTCAGCGGGGAGCTCCTCCACCGGCTGGATGGGCACGAGGGCGGCGTGTGGACGGTGGCGTATGCACCGGACGGTTCGCGTCTGGCCTCCGGCGCTGACGATGGAGCGGTGCGGGTGTGGGATGCGCGCAGCGGAGCGCTGCTCTACCTGTTGGAGGGGCACGAAGGCCGTGTGTGGACGGTGACCTATGCGCCGAACGGCTCGCGTCTGGCCTCGGGCGCGGAGGATGGGACGGTTCGGGTGTGGGATGCGCACAGCGGGGAACTGCTCCACCAGATGGCGGAGCACGAGAGCAGTGTGTGGACGATGGCGTATGCGCCGGACGGCTCGCGTCTGGCCTCGGGCGCGGAGGATGGGACGGTTCGGGTGTGGGATGCGCTCAGCGGGGAACTCCTCCACCGGATGGAGGGGCACGACGACGGTGTCTTGACGGTGGCGTATGCGCCGGACGGCTCGCGGCTGGTATCGGTCGGGAACGATTGGACGGGGCGGGTATGGGATGCGCGCACCGGGGCGCTGCTCCACTCGTTGGAGGGGCACGAAGGCCCTGTGTGGACGGTGGCGTATGCACCGGACGGTTCGCGTCTGGCTTCCGGCGCGGTCGATGGATCGGTGCATGTGTGGGACGCGCGCAGTGGGGCGCTGCTCCACCGCCTGGTGGGGCACGCGGATTGGGTCAGGATGGTGGCGTATGCACCGGACGGCTCGCGTCTGGCCTCGGGTTCGGACGATGGAACGGTGCTGGTGCGGGACGCGCGCAACGGAGCGCTGCTCCAGCAGCTGGCGGGGCAAGAAAGCAGTGTGTGGACGGTGGTGTCCGCGCCAGATGGCTCGCGTCTGGTCTCGGGCGCGGAGGATGGAACGGTGCGGGTGTGGGACGCGCGCAGCGGAGCGCTGCTCCACCGCCTGGAGGGACACGAAGGCAGTGTGTGGATGGTGGCGTATGCGCCGGACGGCTCGCGGCTGGCCTCGGGCGCGGAGGATGGGACGGTGCGGGTGTGGGACGCGCGCAGCGGAGCGCTGCTCCACCGCCTGGAGGGACACAAGGGCCGTGTCTTGATGGTGACGTATGCGCCGGATGGCTCGTGTCTGGTCTCGGGCGCGGACGATGGGACGGTGCGGGTGTGGGACGCGCGCAGTGGTGCACTGCTCCACCAACTGAACGAGCACCAGGGCAGCGTGTGGACGGTGGCGTATGCGCCGGACAGCTCGCGGCTGGCCTCGGGCGCGAACGATGGAACGGTGCGGGTGTGGGACGCGCGCAGTGGTGCACTGCTCCACCGCCTGGAGGGACACAGGAACGGTGTGTGGACGCTCGAGTATGCGCCGGACGGCTCACGTCTGGCATCGGGCGCCAATGATGGAACGATGCGGGTGTGGGACGCGCACAGCGGAGCGCTGCTGTATGGGATGGCAGGACACGAGGGCGGCGTGTGGATGGTGGCATATGCGCCGGACGGCTCGTGTCTGGCCTCGGGCGCGGAGGATGGAACAGTGCGGGTATGGGACGCGCTCAGCGGGGCGCTGCTCCACCGGCTGGAGGGACACAAGGGCCGCGTATTGACGGTGGCGTATGCGCCGGATGGCTCGTGTCTGGTCTCGGGCGCGGACGATGGAACGGTGCGGGTGTGGGATGCGCGCAGCGGGGCGCTGCTCCACCGGCTGGAGGGGCATCAGAGCAGTGTGTGGACGGCGGCGTATGTGCCAGACGGTTCGCGTCTGGTCTCGGGCTCAGAGGATGGAACGGTGCGGGTATGGTCCATCCACCCGGAAACCCGGAACACCATCCTGGCGAGCACCTGGGAGGACTGGGTCGCGCTCGTCGACGGTACGCCCTTCTTCGTGGGCGAAGGCAATCTCTCCCACTTGCTCCACTATGTCTCGGGCCCCCGAGCCATGTCCGCCGAGCTCTGGAAACCCCTCTTCCAGCGCCAAGAACTCGTACGAGAGGCACTCGCGGGCAAGCCTGTCGACATGAAGGCCTTGGGGCTCGACAGCTACGAGGCCTGTGCCTCCGCCCTCCTCGCCGAGCGCAAGCGCCAGGGACTCGTCCGCCGCCGGAGTGTGCGGGGTGGATTCCGGCCCGCGACGTCTCCGCCCCAGCCCTCGCCCTCCTTCTCCCTGCCTCTCTCCTCCGTGCCCCTCGGGCTGCTCAGGGGAGGACAGCGGCCACCCCTCTCCCTCTACCTGCAAGGGACAGGGCTCTCCCCGGGAGTGGAGCTCTCCGCCGTCCTCCACCTGGGTTCCCAGCGTCTCCCGGCGACACGGGTGGCTCTCGAACGGAGCGGGGACGTGGCCAGCGCCGCCACCGTCCAACTCCAATTCGAGGTCCCAGGCCCTGGCGAGGGGCTGCTCGCCCTCACCTCGCGTCTCCAGAGCGGCCACGAGCACACCGAGACGCTCACGGTCTCCTTCGTGCCCGAGAACCCCTACATCGTGGGTCCCCCCATCGATCTCCCGAGGGACTTCTACGGGCGCGAGGAGGAGCTCTCCCGCATCCTCCGCGATCTCGAGCAGGGATACGTCGCGCTCATCGGCGACATGCGGATTGGAAAGAGCTCGCTGTTGAACCAGCTCGAGCACCGCCTGAGCGGGAGCTGCCAGCTCCTCTCCCTGCAGCGCCACATGTCCAACCTGGAGGCGCTGCCCATCCGGCTGGCCGGGCTCATCGCTCCCGGCGAGCGCCTGGAGGGCGAGCCCTACGACGTGCTCGACCGGGCCATCACCTCCCGCCTGACGGAGCTGACCCGGGCCCGAGGCCATGGAGCGCGCTTCACCCTGCTCATCGACGAGGCCCAGTTCCTCATCCGCTCCGACTCCGTGCGGCACGAGCTCCGCAACCTCTTCCAGTCACGCCGGCGCGACGGGCTGCGCGTCCTGGTCGCCGGGCCACCGCACGCCATGCGCGAGCTGGCCCATGATCCCACCGGCTCGCCCTTCCTGAACATCTTCCTGCCGTACCGCCTCGGTCCCATGAAACGTCCCGAGCTCGTCCGTCTGGTGCGCACGCCCCTGGGCGATGAGTACACGGTGACGGACGAGGCGGTGGATCGGATCGAAGCGCTTTCGGGCGGACGGCCTCTCATCGCGCAGCTCATCTGCCGTCATGCGCTCGAGGCCTGCCATGTGTCGCGGCACTTCCGCATTGATGGAGCGGACATCGAGCAGGCCTTCCGGGAGAAGGCGTTCGATGACGTCATCGACATCTACGGCTACCCCGGGCGCTGGGCGGGCCTGCCCGAGCAGGTCCGCGAGGTGCTGCGCCGTCTGGCCGGGTTGCCCGCCACGGAGCGCGAGGCGCTCGACGCACCGACAATCCGTCTGCTCGAACCTTATGGGCTCGCGGACAAGGTGAAGAAGCGACTCGACGTGGAGCCCACCTTCTTTCTCTGGATCCAGGAGTTCGCGTCATGA
- a CDS encoding SRPBCC family protein, whose protein sequence is MRATWWAVGGMGLGAGLMYWADPRSGRRRRAVTHDKALHAMHEAGNAAGVVVRDMAHRSRGFFFELLHRLRPEEVDDRTLEARVRSALGRVCSHPHAIQVGVEQGRVRLDGVILKSEHPRVLSRIARVRGLLGLVDNLEVHKQPGGHPALQSGSQRPGERPEFLQHNWSPAARFVAGLGGASLLTWGLSRRGIPGIGSAILGGLITLRSITNIELKRLTGIGGGRLGIELHKDITVHAPVEEVFGFWRAMENFPRFMTHVEDLRTSGEDRSHWRVRGPAGVVFEWDALITRLIPHQVLAWKSVEGSTVEHAGIIHFEPVQDGRATRLDIRMSYNPPAGALGHAFALLLGADPKRQMDDDLMRFKSLIETGKATGRETVSRDQLSPQTPDQSGSRPVH, encoded by the coding sequence ATGAGAGCTACCTGGTGGGCGGTGGGGGGAATGGGGTTGGGGGCGGGACTGATGTACTGGGCGGACCCTCGCAGCGGCCGGCGCCGCCGCGCCGTGACTCACGACAAGGCCCTTCATGCCATGCACGAGGCGGGGAACGCGGCCGGCGTGGTGGTGCGCGACATGGCCCACCGCTCGCGCGGCTTCTTCTTCGAGCTCCTGCACCGGCTGCGCCCCGAGGAGGTGGATGACAGGACCCTCGAGGCCCGTGTCCGCTCGGCGCTCGGCCGCGTGTGCTCGCACCCGCATGCCATCCAGGTGGGTGTCGAGCAGGGCCGGGTGCGGCTCGATGGTGTCATCCTCAAGAGCGAGCACCCGCGAGTGCTCTCCCGCATCGCACGGGTCCGCGGCCTGCTGGGCCTGGTGGACAACCTGGAGGTGCACAAGCAGCCGGGCGGTCACCCGGCGTTGCAGAGCGGCTCCCAGAGGCCGGGAGAGCGTCCCGAGTTCCTCCAGCACAACTGGTCGCCCGCGGCGCGCTTCGTGGCGGGGCTCGGGGGCGCCAGCCTGCTCACGTGGGGGCTCTCGCGACGGGGCATCCCGGGCATCGGCTCGGCCATCCTCGGCGGGCTGATCACCCTGCGCAGCATCACCAACATCGAGCTCAAGCGCCTCACCGGCATCGGCGGCGGACGCCTGGGCATCGAGCTCCACAAGGACATCACCGTCCACGCCCCGGTGGAGGAGGTGTTCGGCTTCTGGCGGGCGATGGAGAACTTCCCCCGCTTCATGACCCACGTGGAGGATCTGCGCACCAGCGGTGAAGACCGCTCGCACTGGCGGGTGCGGGGCCCGGCCGGCGTCGTGTTCGAGTGGGACGCCCTCATCACCCGGCTCATCCCCCACCAGGTGCTCGCCTGGAAGAGCGTGGAGGGCTCCACGGTGGAGCACGCCGGCATCATCCACTTCGAGCCGGTCCAGGATGGCCGTGCCACGCGGCTGGACATCCGCATGTCCTACAACCCGCCCGCGGGCGCGCTGGGCCACGCCTTCGCCCTGCTGCTGGGCGCCGATCCCAAGCGGCAGATGGATGACGACCTGATGCGCTTCAAGTCGCTCATCGAGACGGGCAAGGCCACGGGGCGGGAGACCGTCTCGCGCGACCAGCTGTCGCCCCAAACGCCGGACCAGTCTGGCTCCCGGCCGGTGCACTGA
- a CDS encoding AMP-dependent synthetase/ligase — MKEFQGQQQVTLAPDAHLLQPLLEHARRNPTKPLFSRRAGDRFESLTAADIVRTVRRIARGLISLGVEPGQRIALMSKTRVEWVLLDYAILAAGATTVPIYETSSADQVEWILKDSEALGAFFETDALHALYRQSADRLPACRHTFVIDQAALEHLQQLGDAVDESRLDERLSQLRTDRLATLIYTSGTTGRPRGCELTHGNIRVNALQVMAHTGSVLTEQDRTFLFLPLAHALAKILFLAAVEKGNVVAFATSPGKLTEELAMVRPTWFGTVPRVLEKVFQTAQQKAEHAGRGRVFGLAHKVAIQSSRERSAGRAALTTRLQHALFDRLVYRKLREVLGGQVRFIVSGGGPLPEWLNHFYNGMGVKAFEGYGMTETSPVLTINAADANRIGTVGQPLPGTTVRIADDGEILVKGPQVFHGYWHNPEATQRAFTPDGWLQTGDLGSLDEQGYLRITGRKKEILVTAAGKNVAPGPLEDRIREHPLVSQAMVVGEGKPFVAALVTIDTGAFNNWARKHGKTGQSLESLVEDATLRAEVSQAIEAANRTVSRAESIRKFVILPHDFTIERNELTPSLKVRRHIVNEHYAQVIEHLYSRGGGD, encoded by the coding sequence ATGAAGGAGTTCCAAGGACAGCAACAGGTCACGCTCGCGCCGGATGCACACCTGCTCCAGCCCCTCCTGGAGCACGCGCGCCGCAACCCGACGAAGCCGCTGTTCTCGCGCCGTGCCGGAGACCGGTTCGAGTCCCTCACCGCCGCGGACATCGTCCGCACCGTGCGCCGGATCGCCCGGGGGTTGATCTCCCTCGGGGTCGAGCCGGGTCAGCGCATCGCCCTGATGTCCAAGACGCGCGTCGAGTGGGTGCTGCTCGACTACGCCATCCTGGCCGCCGGGGCCACCACGGTGCCCATCTACGAGACCTCCTCCGCCGACCAGGTGGAGTGGATCCTCAAGGACAGCGAGGCGTTGGGGGCGTTCTTCGAGACCGACGCCCTGCACGCGCTCTACCGCCAGTCCGCGGACCGGCTCCCGGCCTGCCGCCACACCTTCGTCATCGACCAGGCGGCGTTGGAGCACCTCCAGCAGCTCGGGGACGCGGTCGACGAGTCCCGTCTGGACGAGCGTCTGTCCCAGCTGCGCACCGACCGCCTGGCCACCCTCATCTACACCTCGGGCACCACGGGGCGGCCCCGGGGCTGCGAGCTCACTCACGGCAACATCCGGGTGAATGCCCTGCAGGTGATGGCCCACACGGGCAGCGTCCTCACCGAGCAGGACCGGACATTCCTGTTCCTCCCGCTCGCCCACGCGCTGGCGAAGATCCTCTTCCTGGCGGCGGTGGAGAAGGGCAACGTGGTGGCCTTCGCCACCAGCCCCGGCAAGCTGACCGAGGAGCTGGCCATGGTGCGGCCCACCTGGTTCGGCACGGTGCCGCGCGTGCTGGAGAAGGTGTTCCAGACGGCGCAGCAGAAGGCCGAGCACGCGGGACGGGGCCGGGTGTTCGGCCTCGCCCACAAGGTGGCCATCCAATCCTCGCGCGAGCGCTCCGCGGGCCGCGCCGCCCTGACGACCCGGCTGCAACACGCGCTGTTCGATCGGCTCGTGTACCGCAAGCTCCGCGAGGTGCTCGGCGGGCAGGTGCGCTTCATCGTGTCGGGTGGAGGGCCGCTGCCCGAGTGGCTGAACCACTTCTACAACGGCATGGGCGTGAAGGCGTTCGAGGGCTACGGCATGACCGAGACGAGCCCCGTGCTGACCATCAACGCCGCCGACGCCAACCGCATCGGAACGGTGGGCCAGCCGCTGCCCGGCACCACCGTGCGCATCGCGGACGATGGGGAGATCCTCGTGAAGGGGCCCCAGGTCTTCCACGGCTACTGGCACAACCCGGAGGCCACGCAGCGCGCGTTCACCCCGGACGGCTGGTTGCAGACGGGAGACCTCGGGAGCCTGGACGAGCAGGGTTACCTGCGCATCACCGGCCGCAAGAAGGAGATCCTCGTCACCGCGGCCGGCAAGAACGTGGCGCCGGGGCCGCTCGAGGACCGCATCCGCGAGCACCCGCTGGTCAGTCAGGCCATGGTGGTGGGCGAGGGCAAGCCCTTCGTCGCGGCGCTCGTCACCATCGACACCGGCGCCTTCAACAACTGGGCCCGGAAGCATGGCAAGACCGGGCAGTCGCTGGAGTCACTGGTGGAGGACGCCACGCTGCGCGCGGAGGTGAGCCAGGCCATCGAGGCCGCCAACCGCACGGTGTCGCGCGCGGAGTCCATCCGCAAGTTCGTCATCCTCCCCCACGACTTCACCATCGAGCGCAACGAGCTGACGCCGTCGCTCAAGGTACGGCGCCACATCGTCAACGAACACTATGCACAGGTCATCGAGCACCTGTACTCGCGCGGGGGCGGTGACTGA
- a CDS encoding WGR domain-containing protein: MAEERTYLELSEDGGGSHKFYEVKLEGTSLTVRYGRIGDKGQTQVSQFPTPEKALAEARKKINEKVRKGYAPAVMGARQKRTVTRREMTSGRSTATQAPLLWKFNSGDRAFGIFVDDSRCWVGNESGSIYSVDHEGRTLSQFRLADGVKCIVADDRWLYAGCDDGRVYDLGGKVPRVAYAISDDVDIFWLDIKDGVLGVSDAGGKLTAINHEDESQWVKQSIGTHGWMVRCDELGMYHGHGRGLTMYDWEDGREIWHRPTQGNVLFGWQEESSLYACTNLGFVHRFSKKGDAGPVMQCDAAVFSCAAVDDGRYVFAGDNMSSVYCFNDKGERLWKLSTGCGSAFSMQFFDNRLYLVTTEGVMACIDASEKAIQAAQSGALPKARDIQAPKPVAAVPAGTVETTREAGKGVIVECYQDGAQLRVRVVSPGYHSDWHVQFPKDIRQAGSRYVVEGVHESARGGFYRAHGDIRRLVS; encoded by the coding sequence ATGGCCGAGGAACGGACGTACCTGGAGCTGTCGGAGGATGGCGGTGGCTCGCACAAGTTCTACGAGGTGAAGCTGGAGGGCACCTCCCTCACCGTTCGCTACGGCCGTATTGGCGACAAGGGCCAGACGCAGGTTTCCCAATTCCCGACTCCCGAGAAGGCGCTCGCCGAGGCCCGGAAGAAGATCAACGAGAAGGTCCGCAAGGGCTATGCCCCCGCCGTCATGGGCGCGCGCCAGAAGCGCACCGTCACCCGCCGGGAGATGACCAGCGGCCGCTCCACCGCGACGCAGGCCCCGCTGCTCTGGAAGTTCAACTCTGGCGACCGCGCCTTCGGCATCTTCGTGGACGACTCGCGCTGCTGGGTGGGCAACGAGAGCGGCTCCATCTATTCGGTGGACCACGAAGGCCGCACGCTGTCCCAGTTCCGCCTCGCGGATGGGGTGAAGTGCATCGTCGCCGATGACCGCTGGCTCTACGCCGGGTGCGATGACGGCCGCGTCTATGACCTCGGCGGCAAGGTGCCGCGCGTGGCCTATGCCATCTCGGACGACGTGGACATCTTCTGGCTGGACATCAAGGACGGCGTGCTCGGCGTGTCCGACGCGGGCGGCAAGCTCACCGCCATCAACCACGAGGACGAGTCCCAGTGGGTGAAGCAGAGCATCGGCACCCACGGGTGGATGGTGCGCTGCGACGAGCTGGGCATGTACCACGGCCACGGGCGCGGCCTGACCATGTACGACTGGGAGGACGGCCGGGAAATCTGGCACCGCCCCACCCAGGGCAACGTGCTGTTCGGCTGGCAGGAGGAGTCCTCGCTCTACGCGTGCACCAACCTGGGCTTCGTGCACCGCTTCTCGAAGAAGGGGGACGCGGGGCCCGTCATGCAGTGCGACGCGGCGGTGTTCTCCTGCGCCGCGGTGGATGACGGCCGGTACGTCTTCGCTGGCGACAACATGTCCAGCGTCTACTGCTTCAACGACAAGGGCGAGCGGCTCTGGAAGCTGTCCACGGGGTGCGGCTCGGCCTTCTCCATGCAGTTCTTCGACAACCGGCTCTACCTCGTCACCACCGAGGGCGTGATGGCCTGCATCGACGCGAGCGAGAAGGCCATCCAGGCCGCGCAGTCTGGTGCGCTGCCGAAGGCCCGCGACATCCAGGCGCCGAAGCCCGTGGCCGCCGTCCCCGCCGGCACCGTGGAGACGACGCGCGAGGCGGGCAAGGGCGTCATCGTGGAGTGCTACCAGGACGGCGCGCAGCTGCGCGTGCGCGTGGTGTCCCCCGGCTACCACTCCGACTGGCACGTGCAGTTCCCCAAGGACATCCGCCAGGCGGGCAGCCGCTACGTGGTGGAGGGCGTCCACGAGTCCGCGCGCGGTGGCTTCTACCGCGCCCATGGCGACATCCGCAGGCTGGTGAGCTGA